A genome region from Carassius carassius chromosome 23, fCarCar2.1, whole genome shotgun sequence includes the following:
- the LOC132101807 gene encoding glycine amidinotransferase, mitochondrial-like, which yields MLRVRCLRGGSRGAEAAHLIGAMVSRVVTGWVSRAFRSTSSSTAALPLTADEPVNEHTAEDCPVCAHNEWDPLEEVIVGRAENACVPPFTVEIKANTYEKYWPFYQQHGGHTFPKDHVKKAVSEIEEMCNILQHEGVTVRRPEPIDWSVEYKTPDFTSTGMYAAMPRDILIVVGNEIIEAPMAWRARFFEYRAYRPLIKEYFRRGAKWTTAPKPTMSDQLYDQEYPMRTVEDRHKLAAQGKFVTTEFEPCFDAADFIRAGTDIFVQRSQVTNYMGIEWMRRHLAPTYKIHILSFKDPNPMHIDATFNIIGPGLVLSNPDRPCRQIEMFKKAGWTVVTPPTPLIPDNHPLWMSSKWLSMNVLMLDEKRVLVDTNETSTQKMFESLGIKSIKVSIRHANSLGGGFHCWTTDVRRRGTLQSYFL from the exons ATGCTGCGTGTGCGGTGTCTGAGAGGAGGGAGCCGCGGAGCAGAAGCTGCTCATCTGATCGGCGCTATG GTGAGTCGCGTGGTTACGGGATGGGTGTCGCGCGCGTTCCGCAGCACCTCGAGTTCCACCGCCGCGCTCCCACTCACCGCGGACGAGCCGGTAAACGAGCACACGGCTGAGGACTGCCCCGTGTGTGCACACAACGAGTGGGACCCGCTCGAGGAGGTGATCGTCGGGAGAGCCGAGAACGCCTGCGTCCCCCCGTTCACTGTGGAGATCAAG gccAACACCTATGAGAAATACTGGCCCTTCTACCAGCAGCACGGGGGACACACATTCCCGAAGGACCATGTGAAGAAAGCAGTCTCTGAAATCGAGGAAATGTGCAATATACTCCAGCATGAGGGAGTCACAGTGAGACGACCGGAACCCATCGACTGGTCAGTGGAGTATAAAACCCCGGACTTCACCTCCACCG GCATGTATGCAGCGATGCCGAGAGATATCCTGATCGTGGTGGGAAACGAGATCATCGAGGCCCCGATGGCCTGGAGAGCCCGGTTCTTCGAGTACCGTGCGTATCGGCCCCTCATCAAGGAGTACTTCAGACGAGGAGCCAAGTGGACCACTGCACCCAAACCCACCATGAGTGACCAGCTGTACGATCAG GAGTACCCCATGCGCACTGTGGAGGACAGACATAAGCTGGCTGCTCAGGGGAAGTTTGTCACCACTGAGTTCGAGCCGTGTTTCGACGCTGCAGACTTCATCAGAGCTGGCACTGATATCTTTGTACAGAGGAGTCAG GTTACAAACTACATGGGCATCGAGTGGATGAGACGTCACCTCGCCCCAACCTACAAGATCCACATACTCTCCTTCAAAGACCCAAACCCCATGCACATCGACGCCACCTTTAACATCATCGGCCCAGGGCTGGTGCTGTCCAACCCGGATCGGCCCTGCAGGCAG ATCGAGATGTTCAAGAAGGCCGGGTGGACTGTGGTGACTCCTCCAACTCCTCTTATTCCAGACA atcatcCGCTGTGGATGTCGTCTAAATGGCTCTCGATGAACGTGCTGATGCTGGATGAGAAGCGCGTGCTGGTGGATACTAACGAGACGAGCACCCAGAAGATGTTTGAAAGTCTCG GAATCAAGAGCATTAAAGTCAGCATCCGGCACGCTAACTCTCTGGGAGGAGGCTTTCACTGCTGGACGACGGACGTGCGCCGGCGCGGGACGCTCCAGTCCTACTTCCTCTAG